A stretch of Aerococcaceae bacterium zg-252 DNA encodes these proteins:
- a CDS encoding YihY/virulence factor BrkB family protein, producing MQSAEPTVIQRLLKVFALNPQRKFGSYAAELSFYIIWAIIPLLLAFANVVSILPFSAQEIMTLIENALPNEVGSFLLPILDGYLKSTSSSTLSIALVISLWPASNVFNALQRILNMIFKAPLRKNAIIARGFSYVFTLAIVLVIFTTTIVFTFGEVILSYISSVLNIEIPFIGAILHQSGLIGFIGLFLLMFLIYHFMPNVKWRPKYALIGALVASTGFLLISQLFTIYLSFNKNIDSNSAIGIFIVALIWLYYNIMVIAIGAYVAVVWHDFDTYRYVELVDMTHEKYVFKAQSDQYQEVYYQQLENLESGE from the coding sequence ATGCAGTCAGCAGAACCGACGGTTATTCAGCGATTACTCAAAGTGTTTGCCTTAAATCCACAACGTAAGTTTGGTAGCTACGCTGCTGAGTTATCCTTTTATATTATTTGGGCAATTATTCCGCTCTTATTGGCTTTTGCGAATGTGGTTTCCATTTTACCATTTTCTGCACAAGAGATTATGACACTGATTGAAAATGCACTTCCAAATGAAGTCGGTTCATTTTTATTGCCGATTTTAGACGGTTATTTAAAGAGTACGAGTTCGAGCACTTTATCAATCGCCTTAGTTATTTCTTTATGGCCAGCATCGAATGTATTTAATGCCTTGCAGCGTATTTTAAATATGATTTTTAAAGCTCCATTGCGAAAAAATGCGATTATTGCTCGTGGATTTTCCTATGTCTTTACACTTGCGATTGTATTGGTTATCTTTACAACAACCATTGTGTTTACTTTTGGAGAAGTAATATTATCTTATATATCAAGTGTACTTAATATTGAAATTCCATTTATTGGAGCGATATTACATCAAAGTGGTTTAATTGGTTTTATTGGGCTTTTTTTACTGATGTTTCTAATTTATCATTTTATGCCGAATGTTAAATGGCGACCGAAATATGCACTGATTGGGGCACTCGTTGCGTCTACAGGATTTTTACTGATTTCGCAATTGTTTACGATATATCTATCTTTTAATAAAAATATTGATAGTAACAGTGCCATTGGTATTTTTATCGTAGCACTCATTTGGTTGTATTATAATATTATGGTCATTGCGATTGGAGCTTATGTTGCAGTCGTTTGGCATGATTTTGATACCTATCGTTATGTGGAATTAGTTGATATGACGCATGAAAAATATGTGTTTAAAGCACAAAGTGACCAATATCAAGAGGTCTATTATCAACAGTTAGAAAATTTGGAAAGTGGGGAATAA
- a CDS encoding ABC transporter ATP-binding protein: protein MKKQNVFKRAWHYLQDYRGSVYLALFFTIFAAVMNVLEPFVLGLIMTEITNNVAAMVQGVEGAGLNYPYILMWLIIYFVRGFLWQVTSYGSNVHIANAVQSAIHDMRRDLSAKLNRLPVSYVDGHPFGDLLGRLTSDVESVSNALQQSILQIFNAILSIVLVIIMMLILNPLLGLIIFISMPLSYFVSKAIVKRSQPYFKRQATILGDLNAYVQENLSGFNVIKLYGREETARQDFQAITEDLAQTGFKASFISSLMMPLVSVVSHITYLLLAVFGGRMVIQGILTIGNLQAFVQYVWQVNQPIQTITQLSGPLQSAKAALDRIFEILDEKEEAVTQTRELGENLTGQVSFENVSFQYKADEPLIQNFNVEVNPGEMVAIVGPTGAGKTTMINLLMRFYDVTGGAIKVDGIDIRDLPRQAYRQQFGMVLQDAWLYEATIKENLRFGNLDATDEEIIAAAKAANVDHFIRTLPGGYNMVMNQESSNISLGQKQLLTIARALLSNPKILILDEATSSVDTRLEQLIQKAMSRLMKGRTSFVIAHRLSTIQEADRILVMKEGQIIEQGTHDSLLEQGGFYYELYQSQFAK, encoded by the coding sequence ATGAAAAAGCAAAATGTATTTAAACGTGCGTGGCATTATTTACAAGATTATCGCGGTTCGGTCTACTTAGCATTATTCTTCACGATTTTTGCTGCTGTGATGAATGTTTTAGAGCCTTTTGTATTGGGACTCATTATGACGGAAATTACGAATAATGTGGCTGCAATGGTACAAGGGGTTGAGGGAGCAGGACTTAATTATCCATATATCTTAATGTGGTTAATTATTTATTTTGTTCGTGGTTTCTTATGGCAAGTGACTTCTTATGGCTCCAATGTGCATATTGCCAATGCTGTTCAAAGTGCTATTCATGATATGCGTCGTGATTTAAGTGCTAAATTGAATCGCTTGCCAGTATCGTATGTTGACGGACACCCATTCGGCGATTTGTTAGGACGCTTAACCAGTGATGTGGAGTCTGTATCGAATGCCTTACAACAAAGTATTTTACAAATATTTAATGCGATATTAAGTATTGTGTTGGTTATCATTATGATGTTGATTTTGAATCCATTATTGGGATTGATTATTTTCATCAGTATGCCATTATCTTATTTTGTTTCAAAAGCGATTGTTAAACGGTCACAGCCTTATTTTAAGCGTCAAGCGACGATTTTAGGGGACTTGAATGCGTATGTTCAAGAAAATTTATCTGGATTTAATGTGATTAAATTATACGGACGTGAAGAAACTGCACGCCAAGATTTTCAAGCTATTACAGAAGATTTGGCACAAACAGGGTTTAAAGCGAGCTTTATCTCATCCTTAATGATGCCATTAGTTAGCGTGGTTTCGCATATTACTTACTTATTATTAGCCGTATTTGGTGGGCGAATGGTAATTCAAGGAATATTAACGATTGGTAATTTACAAGCGTTTGTTCAATATGTATGGCAAGTAAATCAACCAATTCAAACAATTACGCAGTTATCAGGTCCATTACAAAGTGCTAAAGCTGCATTAGATCGTATTTTTGAAATATTGGACGAAAAAGAAGAGGCAGTGACGCAAACACGTGAATTGGGTGAGAACCTAACAGGTCAAGTGTCATTTGAAAATGTTTCTTTCCAATACAAAGCAGATGAGCCACTAATTCAAAACTTCAATGTCGAAGTGAATCCTGGCGAAATGGTTGCGATTGTAGGACCTACCGGTGCAGGTAAAACGACGATGATTAATTTATTGATGCGTTTTTACGATGTCACAGGTGGTGCCATTAAAGTAGACGGTATTGATATTCGTGATTTACCACGACAAGCCTATCGTCAGCAATTCGGAATGGTATTACAAGATGCGTGGTTATATGAGGCAACAATCAAAGAAAATTTACGCTTTGGTAATTTAGATGCAACCGATGAAGAGATTATTGCAGCAGCTAAAGCAGCCAATGTGGATCATTTCATTCGTACTTTGCCTGGTGGCTATAATATGGTCATGAATCAGGAATCAAGTAATATTTCATTAGGACAAAAGCAATTATTAACGATTGCACGTGCCTTATTATCGAATCCAAAAATCTTGATTTTAGATGAGGCAACCAGTTCGGTTGATACACGCTTGGAGCAACTAATTCAAAAAGCGATGTCACGTTTGATGAAAGGTCGCACAAGTTTTGTGATTGCACACCGTTTATCGACCATTCAAGAGGCAGACCGTATTTTAGTAATGAAAGAAGGTCAAATTATTGAACAAGGAACGCATGATTCCTTATTAGAACAAGGTGGCTTTTATTACGAGCTATACCAAAGTCAATTTGCTAAATAG
- a CDS encoding histidine phosphatase family protein has protein sequence MSKGVTFYFMRHAETMLNRMERVQGWVNAPLTDKGIRDTQRSGRGLADIRFDAVYTSDLMRTVETANIILAENHHAEHLTLKSMKEFREVNFGYYEGLDAKELWRDVHKYMRKVYNLESVDNQVQLFLNTVHELDPYKMAEDYMTFWMRVESGLLHLLNEHADTQQNILIVSHGLTIQNLLHGLIADFNETGLLSNASVSKVQYIDGQFKLLSYNDTSHFIK, from the coding sequence ATGTCTAAAGGAGTTACATTTTATTTTATGCGTCATGCTGAAACCATGTTGAATCGCATGGAGCGTGTACAAGGTTGGGTAAATGCCCCACTGACTGACAAAGGAATTCGTGACACACAACGCAGTGGTCGTGGATTAGCCGATATTCGTTTTGATGCCGTCTATACGAGCGATTTAATGCGAACTGTCGAAACAGCGAATATTATTTTAGCAGAGAATCACCATGCAGAGCATTTGACACTGAAATCAATGAAAGAGTTTCGTGAAGTAAATTTTGGTTATTACGAGGGATTGGATGCCAAAGAATTATGGCGTGATGTGCATAAATATATGCGTAAAGTTTATAATCTCGAATCAGTCGATAATCAAGTCCAACTCTTTTTAAATACGGTTCATGAATTAGACCCATATAAAATGGCTGAAGATTACATGACCTTTTGGATGCGAGTTGAAAGTGGCTTATTACATCTCTTAAATGAGCATGCCGACACCCAACAAAATATTTTAATTGTCAGTCACGGATTAACTATTCAAAATTTATTGCATGGATTAATCGCTGATTTTAACGAAACAGGACTACTAAGCAATGCCTCAGTATCGAAAGTTCAATACATTGACGGCCAATTCAAATTATTATCCTATAATGATACCAGTCATTTTATAAAATAA
- a CDS encoding ABC transporter ATP-binding protein: MRFIWQYLRKEPKLLMLDALGAIFFVLINLGLPTILARMIDEAMIPKDYNKLYFWGIVMSILIISGMVGRIILSYASSKLTNNMIRDMRNDLFDKIQQYSHHEYEQIGVSSLVTRITSDAFVLMQFAEQSLRMGVITPLMMLSSVVMILITSPSLAWLLLLATPLLAIAIYWIAVKSRPLSEQQQKTLDKINQYARENLTGLRVIRAFAREEYQEQRFETQNEKYANTSKRLFKLMGMAPSLFVHILIWMIVLIVWFALKPINDGALQVGSLVAFVEYAFHALFSFMLFANLFMMYPRTAVSAHRLQEIIDLPISIDPNEQGITETKTKGYLEFENVTFAYPGETESPVLHNISFKTKPGETIAFIGSTGSGKSSLVQLVPRFYDVTLGRILVDGVDVRDYQLKALRQKIGFIPQKALLFTGTIGENLRYGKYNATDHELEKASDVSQAKDFIHRTKERFQTHLSEGGVNLSGGQKQRLSIARAVVKEPDIYIFDDSFSALDYRTDAELRRRLKEVTQDATVLIVAQRVGTIMNADQIIVLDNGEIVGRGTHEELMQSNQIYRDIANSQLNQQSLVEE; the protein is encoded by the coding sequence ATGCGTTTTATTTGGCAATATTTAAGAAAAGAACCTAAATTATTGATGTTAGATGCTCTAGGGGCTATTTTTTTTGTGTTAATTAACTTAGGGCTGCCCACAATTTTAGCAAGAATGATTGATGAGGCGATGATTCCAAAAGATTACAACAAATTATATTTTTGGGGCATAGTAATGTCCATACTCATCATATCTGGAATGGTAGGGCGAATTATTTTGTCTTATGCATCAAGTAAATTAACGAATAATATGATTCGAGATATGCGTAATGATTTATTCGACAAAATACAACAATATTCACATCATGAGTATGAACAAATTGGTGTATCTTCGCTGGTGACACGTATTACCAGTGATGCGTTTGTCTTAATGCAATTTGCTGAGCAATCATTGCGAATGGGTGTGATTACACCATTGATGATGCTATCGAGTGTGGTAATGATATTAATTACAAGTCCGTCATTAGCATGGTTATTGTTATTAGCAACCCCATTATTAGCGATTGCGATTTATTGGATTGCAGTGAAATCTCGTCCATTGTCAGAACAACAACAAAAGACTTTGGACAAGATTAACCAATACGCAAGAGAAAACTTAACAGGTTTACGAGTGATTCGTGCATTTGCTAGAGAAGAATATCAAGAACAACGTTTTGAAACACAAAACGAAAAGTATGCTAATACGTCAAAACGTTTATTCAAATTAATGGGAATGGCACCAAGTTTGTTCGTACACATCTTAATTTGGATGATTGTCTTGATTGTGTGGTTTGCATTGAAACCAATTAATGACGGAGCATTACAAGTCGGAAGTTTAGTAGCATTTGTTGAATATGCTTTTCATGCACTATTCTCATTTATGTTATTTGCAAATTTATTTATGATGTATCCACGTACTGCCGTATCAGCACATCGTCTGCAAGAAATTATTGACTTACCGATTTCGATTGACCCAAATGAACAAGGTATTACAGAAACTAAGACGAAAGGTTATTTAGAATTTGAAAATGTAACCTTTGCCTATCCAGGTGAAACTGAAAGCCCAGTATTGCATAATATTAGTTTCAAAACTAAACCAGGTGAAACCATTGCGTTTATCGGTAGTACCGGAAGTGGTAAATCATCACTTGTCCAATTAGTGCCACGATTTTATGATGTCACTTTAGGACGTATTTTAGTTGACGGTGTTGACGTGCGTGATTATCAGTTGAAAGCATTGCGACAAAAAATTGGTTTTATTCCACAAAAAGCATTGTTATTTACAGGAACAATTGGCGAAAATTTACGTTATGGTAAATATAATGCCACTGACCATGAATTAGAAAAAGCAAGTGATGTTTCGCAGGCGAAAGATTTTATCCACCGTACTAAAGAGCGATTCCAGACGCATTTGTCAGAGGGTGGTGTCAATTTATCTGGTGGTCAAAAACAACGTTTGTCGATTGCACGTGCAGTGGTAAAAGAACCAGATATTTATATTTTTGATGATAGTTTTTCTGCATTAGATTATCGAACAGATGCTGAATTACGTCGACGTCTAAAAGAAGTAACCCAAGACGCAACGGTATTAATTGTTGCACAACGTGTCGGAACGATTATGAATGCTGACCAAATTATTGTATTGGACAATGGTGAAATCGTTGGACGTGGTACGCATGAGGAATTAATGCAATCTAATCAAATTTACCGTGATATTGCTAATTCGCAATTGAATCAACAAAGTTTAGTAGAAGAATAA
- a CDS encoding rod shape-determining protein RodA, which translates to MAKTRRLAAYNDNRIDYGIVLTIIILAIIGIGSVYATTVMIAGDNVRATLMHSLWYAIGAIVVIFVMQLDSEQYWKLSTYIYGFGLILLVLVLLFHDRATAAETGAKSWFRIGSFSFQPSEVFKPAYTVFLARVITEHNDKFTNRNLKSDWLLIGKVLLFAAPAIILIQLQNDLGTNLVIMSITAGMLLLSGISWRIILPAFLSVVIIGGGLIYLAMYQQDILLKVGFKPYQLQRIHAWLDPFGDTQGQAYQLSRSIIAIGSGGLAGKGFGVSEVLVPVRESDFIFTTIAENFGFLGSAFLLFIYFLLIYQMVQTCFETKNEFYTYIATGVISMILFHILENIGMSIGLLPITGVPLPFISQGGSALLSNLIGVGLVLSMRYHHRSYMFASDSQFEY; encoded by the coding sequence ATGGCGAAAACAAGACGTTTAGCTGCCTATAATGATAATCGTATTGATTATGGAATTGTATTAACGATTATTATATTAGCGATTATTGGAATTGGGAGTGTTTATGCAACAACAGTGATGATTGCAGGAGATAATGTTCGTGCGACTCTAATGCATTCGCTTTGGTATGCGATAGGTGCCATTGTTGTGATTTTTGTCATGCAATTGGATAGCGAGCAATATTGGAAATTATCAACCTATATTTATGGATTTGGGCTGATTTTATTAGTATTAGTATTACTATTCCATGACCGAGCGACAGCGGCGGAAACTGGTGCGAAAAGTTGGTTTCGTATAGGTTCATTCTCTTTTCAGCCGTCAGAGGTATTCAAGCCTGCCTATACTGTATTTTTAGCGAGAGTTATTACAGAGCATAATGATAAATTTACTAATCGCAACCTAAAAAGTGATTGGTTATTAATCGGAAAAGTCTTATTGTTCGCTGCCCCTGCGATTATTTTAATTCAATTGCAAAACGACTTAGGGACAAACTTAGTGATTATGTCGATTACAGCAGGAATGTTATTACTATCAGGTATTAGTTGGCGAATTATTTTACCAGCATTTTTATCGGTAGTAATTATTGGTGGTGGATTAATATATTTAGCGATGTACCAACAAGACATATTGTTAAAAGTTGGTTTTAAACCATACCAATTACAACGTATTCATGCTTGGTTAGACCCATTTGGCGACACGCAAGGTCAAGCCTATCAATTATCACGTAGTATTATCGCAATCGGTTCAGGTGGCTTAGCCGGAAAAGGATTCGGTGTATCCGAAGTGTTAGTTCCGGTACGTGAGTCTGACTTTATCTTTACGACAATTGCTGAAAATTTTGGATTCTTAGGCTCAGCATTTTTATTGTTTATTTATTTCTTACTCATTTATCAAATGGTGCAAACTTGTTTTGAAACGAAAAATGAGTTTTATACTTATATCGCAACAGGTGTTATTTCAATGATTTTATTCCATATTTTAGAAAATATCGGAATGTCTATTGGATTATTACCGATTACAGGGGTGCCATTACCGTTTATTTCTCAAGGGGGTTCAGCCTTATTGAGTAACTTAATTGGTGTCGGATTGGTGTTATCAATGCGTTATCATCACCGTAGCTATATGTTTGCTAGTGATAGTCAATTTGAATATTAA
- a CDS encoding glycine cleavage system protein H, whose translation MRKINQQLWIQKEEAGYRIGMTPELQDDAGDISYVNIAPVGAIEVDETLFNVEASKAAIEIPSPLNGTIVAVNEAALDNPALLNSTNESDNWVALLTDVDETEFLALD comes from the coding sequence ATGAGAAAAATTAATCAACAATTATGGATTCAAAAAGAAGAGGCAGGATACCGTATTGGTATGACACCGGAATTACAAGATGATGCCGGCGATATTTCGTATGTTAATATCGCTCCAGTAGGTGCTATTGAAGTGGACGAAACTCTATTCAATGTGGAAGCATCTAAAGCAGCAATTGAAATTCCAAGCCCACTTAATGGGACAATTGTTGCAGTCAACGAAGCAGCCTTAGATAATCCAGCACTATTAAATTCAACAAACGAATCTGATAATTGGGTTGCATTATTGACTGATGTTGATGAAACTGAGTTTTTAGCATTAGATTAA
- a CDS encoding nucleoid-associated protein, producing MLSIKQAILHILDKNSGNLLLSDQLMNLEDGYVQDYINRLVVKIQKSDVQFDFLNTNSKLYARVLDEQTDFIDLTRDIAQQIYSIIAPAEQIPAADYLFFEGKDELEEVYFGILRLDYQTSFTHYLEMEDGVRNQLIQNHAILPAPTQKTSEAFILNRATMRYELVEKRYEIEGQKTNYFSEQIIGIEPPAATPTHIKQIRKTVNSVAKRFDEPSYEVMAMAQKVIYEQLDESNEIDAESVIERVFEHNEGAKAAAKEEISEKHVPEKIVVTNVPKYEKKYSMQKFKLANGIELSIPINLYDNKDIIEFVNQPDGSISVIIKNVEAIVNKFNG from the coding sequence ATGTTAAGTATAAAACAAGCGATTTTGCATATATTAGATAAAAATTCGGGTAATCTATTATTATCTGACCAATTAATGAATTTAGAAGACGGTTATGTACAGGACTACATTAACCGTCTTGTTGTTAAAATCCAAAAATCAGATGTACAATTTGATTTTTTAAACACAAATTCAAAACTATATGCACGTGTTTTAGATGAACAGACTGATTTTATTGATTTAACACGTGATATTGCTCAACAAATTTATAGTATTATTGCACCGGCAGAACAAATTCCAGCAGCAGATTATTTATTTTTTGAGGGGAAGGACGAATTGGAAGAAGTGTATTTCGGTATTTTACGATTAGATTATCAGACTTCTTTCACACATTATTTGGAAATGGAAGACGGTGTACGGAATCAGTTAATTCAAAATCATGCGATTTTGCCGGCACCTACTCAAAAAACGAGTGAAGCATTTATTTTGAACCGAGCTACAATGCGTTATGAATTGGTGGAAAAGCGTTACGAAATTGAAGGGCAAAAGACCAATTATTTTTCAGAACAGATTATCGGTATCGAGCCACCAGCAGCGACTCCGACACATATCAAACAAATTCGTAAAACCGTTAACTCGGTAGCCAAGCGTTTTGATGAACCAAGCTATGAAGTTATGGCAATGGCTCAAAAAGTGATTTATGAGCAATTAGATGAATCGAATGAAATAGATGCAGAAAGTGTCATCGAGCGAGTTTTTGAACATAATGAGGGAGCAAAAGCAGCAGCGAAAGAAGAAATCAGCGAAAAACACGTACCTGAAAAAATAGTTGTTACGAATGTTCCAAAATACGAGAAAAAATACAGTATGCAAAAATTCAAATTAGCAAATGGAATTGAGTTATCCATTCCGATTAATTTGTATGACAATAAAGACATTATTGAATTCGTCAACCAACCCGACGGCTCAATCTCAGTCATCATCAAAAACGTAGAAGCAATTGTTAATAAATTTAATGGGTAA